The stretch of DNA GCGGAGACCACCTCTTCGTCGACGTAGAGCACCCGATACCGCCAGCCCTCCGGCCCGCCGGAGTGGCCGGTGTGCACCACACCCGGCTCGACCAGGGCGATCCCATCCGCGCCCACCCAGTGCGTGGTGCCCCGGTAGTCGTACACCTCGGTCCCGGCGTCGATCACGGCGAGGGTGTAGGCGTCGTGCGAGTGCCGGGTGAAGGCGTGCCGGACGAAATGGGCCCGGAGCAGTTCGACCCCGGGAAGTCCAGGGTGGCGCCAGAACCGCGCGACATCTGCGGAGGCAGTGCTCATACCCCCACCCTAGTGTTCCGGGCCGTCGCCCCGATGAGGGGCGGGGGCGCTCGCTCCGCCGGAAAGCCCTCCATGCGCCCCGGTCCCCGCACGGATCCCGCCCCGCTCGCGGTACCGCCCTCCCCGCGGCGGAGCCGGTCTGCGCCGGGGCCCGGTCCTCGCACCCGCCCGCGGCGAAGCCCGCCCCTCTGCGGCCGAAGCGGCGGGGAGCAGCGCACGGCCGCCACCGCCCGCCCCTCGCAACCGGGGTAGGACGGCAGCCCGGGCCGCACACCGCCCGCCGCAGTACCCTCGCAGCCCGGGCGGCGCGTCGCCGGCCACCGCCCGCCCCCGCGAAACCTCCCGCCGCGGCGGCATCGAGCCCCGGCTTGCCGCTTTTACCCGGTCCCAGACCCTGCGGTCCGGCACCGGATGCGTGATCGGGGCCGGGGAGGAGCGGCGGCCCTCGGCCCAGCGAGGTAGCAGCGAGGTAGCGCTGTACCGCGGGCGGCGTCCCGGGCCGGTCGGCGCCGCCGGGGTTCAGCCCGCCTCCGCCGCGCAGCCGCCGCAGACCCCGGAGAGCTCGAAGGAGTAGCGGAGCGAGCGGTACCCGCTGGCCGCGCCGATCCGCTCGACCAGGGCGGCGAGTTCGCCCGGTTCGGGAACCTCCTCCACCTGGCCGCAGAGCCGGCAGAGCAGGTGGTGGTGGGCGCCGCCGCCGCACCGCCGGTACAGCAGCTCCCCGTCGGGGGAGTGCACCGTGTCCAGCGCCCCTTCCTCCGCCAGCCGGCGCAGCACCCGGTAGACCGTGGACAGGCTCGGCCCGCGGGCGCCGCCGGCCGGGGCGCCGCCGAGCAGCCCGTGGATCTCCTGTGCGCTGCGGAAGTGCGGTTCGCGGCCGAGCGCCCGCAGAACCGCTCCGTCGTACCTGGCCACCGGCTCCTCCCCCGTTCCGTCCGCTTCCCGCCCGGCCGCCTCCGGGTCAGCCGTGCACGTGCCCGTGCGGGACGCCGTGCACGTCCCACTCGGGGAAGGGGTCGTCCAGCCCCTCCACCGCCGCGCCGGATTCGGCGTCGGTGAGCAGGCACCGGCGCAGCGCCGCGTCGAGGGCGGCCCGGTCCAGGTCGGTGCCGATGAACACCAGCTCCTGCCGCCGCCCGCCGGTGCCGGGCGGCTCCGCTGCGGCGCCGGCCGGCTCGAACCGGGCCACCGGGCCGGCCTGGGACCACAGGCCGACGGTCGCGCCGCGGGTGGCCAGTCGGAAGAAGCCCTTGGAGCGCAGCACCCGGCCGAACTCCCCGGAGTCGAGCCGTTCGGCGACCAGCCGCCACAGCCGCCCGGGGTGGAACGGGCGGTCCGCGCGGAAGACCAGGCTGGAGATCCCGTACTCCTCGGTCTCGGGGACGTGGTCGCCGTTGAGCTCGGCGACCCAGCCGGGCGCCTGCGCGGCCCGCTCGGGGTCGAACAGGTTCGCGCCGATGATGCGCGCCGGGTCGACCGCGCCGTGCGCGGTCCGGATCACCCGGGCCGACGGGTTGAGCCGGCGCACCGCGGCCTCGACCCGGTCGGCCTGCTCCGCGGAGACCAGGTCGGTCTTGTTGAGCACCAGGACGTCGGCGAACTCCACCTGGTCGACCAGCAGGTCGCTGACGGTGCGCCCGTCGCCCTCGTAGGCGTCGATGCCGCGCTCGGCCAGGTCGTCGCCGCGGCCCAGCTCGTGCAGGAACCCGGCGGCGTCGACCACCGAGACCATGGTGTCCAGCCGGGCCCGGTCCAGCAGCGCGGCCCCGTCCGGCCCGGTCACCGCGAAGGTCGCCGCGACCGGCATCGGCTCGGAGATCCCGCTGGACTCGATCAGCAGGTGGTCGAAGCGGCCTTCGGCGGCCAGCCGGTCGACCTCGGTGAGCAGGTCGTCGCGGAGGGTGCAGCAGATGCAGCCGTTCACCATCTCCACCAGGCGCTCCTCGGTGCGGGACAGCGCGCCGCCGCCGCGCACCAGGTCCCCGTCGACGCCGACCTCGCTCATGTCGTTGACCACCACGGCCACCCGCAGCCCGGAGCGGTTGTTCAGCACATGGTTGAGGAGGGTGGTCTTGCCCGAGCCGAGGAACCCGGAGAGCACGGTGACCGGGAGGCGCCCGGCGCCGCGCGGTGCGGTGTGCGCCGTCATGCCTCTGCCCGGCCTTCCCCGGAGCGGTGCAGCAGGAACAGCGCGGCCTCCTCGGGGCCGGTGCGCCGCACCTGCAGGCCGTGCCGGGCCGCCTCGTCGCGCAGCCCCTGCTCGTCGAGGACGTGCCAGGCGTATTCGACCTCGGCCGAGGAGACCTCCTGCCCGTCCTCCTCGACCCGGTAGGTCATCCGCCACACGACGGAGTCGCCGCCCGTGGGCCGGGCTTCGCCCCACCCCCGGTAGGTGCGCCGGCCCACGGCCGCCTCGCTCATCGGGGTGCGCGGCACGGCGGCGGGTGTGAGCGGCGGGGCCAGGTTCACCAGGGCACCGCGCCGCGGGGCGAGCCGTTCGGCCAGCAGCGCCCACAGCTCGGCGCGCCGCTCCGCGGGGAAGTGGCCGAGGATGTTCATCGCCAGCAGACCGCCGATCCGCCCCGGCAGCCGGGCGGAGAGCAGGTCGGCACCGGAGACGGTGACCCGCCCCTCGCCCCAGTCCGGGTCGGCGGCGCGGGCGAGCAGCACCGAGCGGAGCGCGGGCGAGGGCTCGACCGCGAGCACCTCGGCGTCGGGCAGTTCGCGGAGGAGCAGCCGGGTGCCGCGGCCGGAGCCGGCCCCGGCGTCGACGACGGGCCCTTCCGGTCCGGCGGCGGCGCGCACCGCCTCGGCCACCGCGGCGGCGTTCGCCCGCCACCAGGGGGCGATCAGGAGGTCGATGAACTCGGCTGAGCGTGCGTAGGGGTCGCGGTGATCGGGCATCGCCCGGTCCTCCAGGGGCCGACGAACAGGATGACAATGATTATCATAGTCGCAATGACGGGTTCCACCGCCCCGTCCGCCGGCGGACGCAAACCCCGCCCCATGGCCTGCCCTTCCGCTCCCCAATCCTCCGTATCGGGGGCGACCGGACGCCCCTCGGCGGCCTAGCCTTTCTCTCCAGGGCCCCGGCACCGGAACCGCCGGGAGCGCCGAGGACCGTACGCCACCGACCCGCGGTGAGGACTGCACGCCCATGTCCACGCATAAAATCCACGAAGGCCACGACCACGTGCACGGGGAGGACTGCGGCCACGTCGCGGTACCGCACGGCGACCACACCGACTACGTGCACGACGGGCACGTGCACCGCAGCCACGACGGCCACGTCGACGAGTGCGACGGCGGCGCCCATGCCGCCCACGAGAACCACGACCACGTGCACGGGGAGGACTGCGGCCACGTCGCCGTTCCGCACGGCGACCACACCGACTACGTGCACGACGGCCACCGCCACGCCCGGCACGGCGACCACTGGGACGAGCACTAGTCTCCGCCGCTGATCCGATCGGTGATCAAGACGGGGCCTTCCGGCGGCACCCCTGCCGGGCGCCGTCCTGCGCCCGGCCCCGCCTCCAGCGGCCTGTGCCCGCCCCCGCGCCGAATCCGCACCGGGCAGGGCACCCCGGAGAGCGCCCGAGCCGGTGCCGGGGCTCTGGCAGGATGCCCCTGTGGCGGACTCACCGGAATGGGAGCGGACCCGCGCCCGGCTGCGCTTCGGGCAGCGGCTCTGCGGCACGGTGGTCCGGGTGCCCCGGCCCGGCGCGATCGGGATCGCCGTGGACGTCGGGCTGCCCGTGGAGGGGTTCGTCGACGCCGCGCTGCTGCCGGGGGACGCCGAGCGCTGGCCGGCCGAGGGCACCGAGGCGGAGTTCGAGGTCTGGTGGGCCGGTGAGCGGCCGCGGCTCCGCCTGAAACCGGTGGACCCGCGCTTCCTGCGCGATGACTTCGACCGGTACCTGCAGCGGTTCCGGCCGGGCCGGCCGGAGGAGATCGGCCGTCCGGTGCCGCTCCGCTGACCCGGCCCGCACCGCCCCGCGCCCCCTTCCCCGGCATGGAGAGCGGGGCCGGCGCCTCCGCCGGGGAGCGGAGCAGCGGCCCCGTGCCGCTCTGCTCCTCTCCGCTGCGCACCGCCCGGGTGCGGGGCGGCGCTTCTTCGGAAGGCCCCGGGAGAGGGCCCGTCCCGCGGTGCCGCCCCTCCCCGGCGGCGGTGCCCGCGCCGGGGAGGAGGGGGCCGGGCGAGGGGTCAGGCCGCCCTGCGCGGCGGGGTCACACTCCGCCGCAGACCATGGCGCGGAAGGTGATCTTGCCGACGATCCCGTCGGCGTCGATGCCGAACTCCTCCTGGACCTCCTTGACCGCGGCCGCGGTCATGGCCCCGTACCGGCCGTCCACCACCACGTCCTTGCCGTAGTCGGAGGCGAGAGAGTACTGGATCGCGCGGACCGGGTCGCCGCTGTCGCCCGGCAGGCCCTGGCCCCACTCGCCGAACACCTCGCCGCGCAGCGCGGTCCAGGTCTCCTGGTTCAGGGTGCCGGTCACCTTCAGGTCGGCGTCGGTCTGGAACTCCTCGACCGCCTCCTCGGTGTAGGTGGTGAAGTGGTCGCGCGGCTCGCCGGTGAAGTGGCCGAGGTGCCGGAGGAGGTAGCCGGCCACCGCGATGTCGGTGTCGGCGTCGCCGAAGGAGTACTCCGGCCACTCCAGCGCCTCGATCTCGGCGAGCACCTGCGGCGGGGTGTCCGGCCCGTCGGCCAGCGCCGCCGGAGCCCCCGCCATCCCCGCCGCGAGCGCCAGCGCGCCCGAGGCCAGTACCGCCGCCGCCCGGTCGATCATCGTGCCCATGTCCCGTCCTCCCGCTCGGTCCCTCGCCGCGATCCTCATCGCGCGGACACCAAAGAAGACGTCCGCCCCGGCCCTGCCGTTCAACCGCAGAGGGCGAATACAGCGCCCCGGACATACCTCGATCACTTTCCTTTCCGCAGGTGAACCCAGGTGCATGGGTGCGCGTCGCCGGTCGGGCGGTCACGGGCCCGGCGCGGTGGCGTGGGCCAGACCCACCCCGCCGGCGATCAGCGCCAGGGCGGCCAGCCGGCC from Nocardiopsis composta encodes:
- a CDS encoding Fur family transcriptional regulator, yielding MARYDGAVLRALGREPHFRSAQEIHGLLGGAPAGGARGPSLSTVYRVLRRLAEEGALDTVHSPDGELLYRRCGGGAHHHLLCRLCGQVEEVPEPGELAALVERIGAASGYRSLRYSFELSGVCGGCAAEAG
- a CDS encoding GTP-binding protein, with the translated sequence MTAHTAPRGAGRLPVTVLSGFLGSGKTTLLNHVLNNRSGLRVAVVVNDMSEVGVDGDLVRGGGALSRTEERLVEMVNGCICCTLRDDLLTEVDRLAAEGRFDHLLIESSGISEPMPVAATFAVTGPDGAALLDRARLDTMVSVVDAAGFLHELGRGDDLAERGIDAYEGDGRTVSDLLVDQVEFADVLVLNKTDLVSAEQADRVEAAVRRLNPSARVIRTAHGAVDPARIIGANLFDPERAAQAPGWVAELNGDHVPETEEYGISSLVFRADRPFHPGRLWRLVAERLDSGEFGRVLRSKGFFRLATRGATVGLWSQAGPVARFEPAGAAAEPPGTGGRRQELVFIGTDLDRAALDAALRRCLLTDAESGAAVEGLDDPFPEWDVHGVPHGHVHG
- a CDS encoding class I SAM-dependent methyltransferase; amino-acid sequence: MPDHRDPYARSAEFIDLLIAPWWRANAAAVAEAVRAAAGPEGPVVDAGAGSGRGTRLLLRELPDAEVLAVEPSPALRSVLLARAADPDWGEGRVTVSGADLLSARLPGRIGGLLAMNILGHFPAERRAELWALLAERLAPRRGALVNLAPPLTPAAVPRTPMSEAAVGRRTYRGWGEARPTGGDSVVWRMTYRVEEDGQEVSSAEVEYAWHVLDEQGLRDEAARHGLQVRRTGPEEAALFLLHRSGEGRAEA
- a CDS encoding peptidoglycan-binding domain-containing protein, producing MGTMIDRAAAVLASGALALAAGMAGAPAALADGPDTPPQVLAEIEALEWPEYSFGDADTDIAVAGYLLRHLGHFTGEPRDHFTTYTEEAVEEFQTDADLKVTGTLNQETWTALRGEVFGEWGQGLPGDSGDPVRAIQYSLASDYGKDVVVDGRYGAMTAAAVKEVQEEFGIDADGIVGKITFRAMVCGGV